A genomic stretch from Oncorhynchus tshawytscha isolate Ot180627B linkage group LG07, Otsh_v2.0, whole genome shotgun sequence includes:
- the LOC112254379 gene encoding transcription factor MafB has protein sequence MTAESHTNLGLPKNPLGYVSAFDLMKFDVKKETMQGIDRSFFGPCSELQRPDSVSSTPVSTPCSSVPSSPSYNPGEQRNPDDDLYWTPSSGGYSQQMYPNTFGLTPEDAVEALIGTTVHGHQPSPHDHQQALQSDFEGYGAAHNLNGHAQQYPGLNRQPDALSGPTDMQDMHCQNQYNHNKHDLDYSAQHSPDSQLSAHHLHQQNRHDRRLNVESGFSDDQLVSMSVRELNRHLRGLTKDDVMRLKQKRRTLKNRGYAQSCRYKRVQLKHVLEHEKTSLVTQVEQLKNELNRLARERDAYKLKCEKLTGSNGYHETGSTSDNPSSPEYFM, from the coding sequence ATGACCGCCGAATCGCATACAAACCTGGGTCTGCCGAAAAACCCTTTGGGTTATGTCAGTGCGTTCGACTTGATGAAGTTCGATGTGAAGAAGGAGACAATGCAGGGGATCGACCGCTCATTCTTTGGGCCGTGCAGCGAGCTCCAGAGACCGGACTCAGTCTCCTCCACCCCGGTCAGCACCCCTTGCAGTTCGGTGCCCTCATCACCGAGTTATAATCCGGGTGAGCAGAGGAACCCTGATGATGATCTTTACTGGACGCCCAGCAGTGGAGGTTATTCTCAGCAAATGTATCCCAACACTTTTGGCCTGACACCTGAGGACGCAGTGGAGGCCCTCATCGGTACCACAGTCCACGGGCACCAACCCTCTCCACACGATCACCAACAGGCTCTCCAATCGGATTTCGAAGGGTACGGGGCGGCACATAACCTCAACGGTCATGCCCAGCAGTACCCTGGACTTAACCGTCAACCCGACGCCCTCTCGGGTCCCACTGATATGCAAGATATGCACTGCCAAAATCAATATAACCACAACAAGCACGACCTCGACTACTCGGCTCAGCACTCACCCGACTCGCAGCTAAGTGCGCACCACCTCCATCAGCAGAATCGCCACGACAGACGACTCAACGTGGAGAGCGGCTTCTCCGACGACCAGCTGGTGTCTATGTCAGTGCGGGAGCTCAATCGGCACTTGAGGGGTCTGACCAAGGACGACGTGATGCGTCTGAAGCAGAAGCGCCGAACCCTGAAAAACCGCGGTTATGCACAATCCTGCCGCTACAAACGTGTTCAGCTGAAGCACGTTCTGGAGCATGAGAAGACCAGCCTCGTCACACAGGTGGAGCAGTTAAAGAACGAGCTCAACCGGCTGGCACGCGAGAGGGACGCATATAAACTCAAATGCGAGAAATTGACTGGTTCTAATGGTTACCATGAAACTGGGTCTACCAGTGACAATCCTTCCTCGCCCGAGTATTTTATGTGA